From the genome of Leptolyngbya iicbica LK, one region includes:
- a CDS encoding DUF4278 domain-containing protein encodes MKLSFLGQSYEAATPAIAATETGETLTFRGKSYSQKQFNVALRQPTEELTYRGVRYTA; translated from the coding sequence ATGAAACTCTCTTTCCTCGGCCAATCCTACGAAGCTGCCACGCCTGCGATCGCTGCTACTGAAACTGGCGAAACCCTCACCTTCCGAGGCAAATCCTACAGCCAAAAGCAATTCAACGTCGCCCTACGTCAGCCGACTGAAGAACTGACCTATCGCGGCGTCCGCTACACCGCTTAG